One Astatotilapia calliptera chromosome 1, fAstCal1.2, whole genome shotgun sequence DNA segment encodes these proteins:
- the il16 gene encoding pro-interleukin-16, translating into MNDEENVLEVDDTVAMTPENKSETPSELKKAPPVAPKPAWFRQSLRKIKDEQDQKTQAKPSEQTSAASFSRNFAIRSASSATNQSIKQRIHSFETFSSPEAPEKGSNRRPLAPSTTLSPVEKGSRAPCSSYSASNGDNVKNKTEFSREIQSRDPAPSKEEDNIPASVAPCAIASASNEACQQTTEKSSEDETHFNQSTTDSMYSQTINTDVESGINDYQSAPVHDSSEALPTNLESELVDSECSETSMRSNQTEGQNSSDWTEEEGKLSRTARNAAPATESNTVSNPESESLGKIITFSNQVSQALMCSLTVCGGNPSSTNLQDTSSLDSINQQESDLALDTSGRGFSFSLFTLKECITDRGEGGVHNETASVSASAHSVITAINSQEIQKMIQEVEALDEETLKQLVDIHVVILHKDEGAGLGFTIAGGSDLENKAVTVHKVFLSGLAAQEGTIQKGDEILSINGQTLWGVTHTDATTALRQARNLKLAVVVICKRVVEEGREEGSCRSEEPNPAVEEWGAPMSVELEKCAGGVGFTLEGGKGSIHGDRPLVINRIFTGGAAEQSGLQSGDEVLQVQGISLQDMTRFEAWNMIKALPEGPITVVLKRRLGGAE; encoded by the exons ATGAATGACGAAGAGAATGTCCTTGAGGTCGATGACACAGTCGCAATGACTCCTGAAAATAAATCTGAAACTCCTTCAGAACTTAAAAAGGCGCCTCCAGTGGCACCCAAACCTGCCTGGTTTCGCCAGAGTCTGAGGAAAATTAAGGATGAGCAGGACCAGAAGACGCAAGCAAAACCATCAGAGCAAACATCTGCTGCAAGCTTCAGTAGAAACTTTGCCATCAGATCTGCATCATCTGCAACCAACCAATCAATCAAGCAAAGGATTCACTCTTTTGAGACTTTTTCCAGTCCAGAAGCTCCAGAAAAGGGGAGCAACAGAAGACCATTGGCTCCTTCAACAACCCTCTCTCCAGTGGAGAAGGGATCCCGAGCCCCTTGCTCTTCCTATTCTGCCTCAAATGGAGATAATGTGAAGAACAAAACTGAATTTTCCAGAGAGATCCAGTCCAGGGATCCAGCACCTAGTAAGGAGGAAGACAACATACCTGCCTCTGTTGCGCCCTGTGCCATTGCCTCAGCCAGCAATGAAGCTTGtcaacaaacaacagaaaagtccTCTGAAGATGAAACTCATTTTAATCAGTCTACCACTGATTCCATGTATTCTCAGACTATCAACACTGATGTGGAGTCAGGGATAAATGATTATCAGTCTGCTCCAGTGCATGACAGCAGTGAAGCCTTACCCACCAACCTGGAGTCTGAGCTTGTGGATTCTGAGTGTTCTGAAACATCTATGAGATCCAATCAAACTGAAGGTCAAAATAGCTCTGACTGGACAGAGGAGGAAGGAAAGCTGTCAAGGACTGCTCGGAATGCTGCTCCGGCCACAGAGAGTAACACCGTGAGCAACCCAGAGAGTGAAAGCCTGGGGAAAATAATTACCTTCAGTAATCAG GTGTCACAAGCATTGATGTGCTCTTTGACCGTCTGTGGAGGTAATCCTTCCTCcacaaacctgcaggacacctcTTCACTGGACTCCATTAACCAGCAGGAGTCTGATCTAGCCTTGGACACGTCAGGCAGAGGATTCTCTTTCAG CCTGTTCACTTTGAAGGAGTGCATCACTGATCGAGGGGAGGGTGGAGTTCACAACGAGACTGCTTCTGTTTCTGCTTCTGCGCACTCTGTCATCACAGCTATCAATTCACAGGAAATACAGAAGATGATTCAGGAAGTTGAGGCTTTAGATGAAGAAACactgaag CAACTAGTGGACATCCATGTTGTGATTCTTCATAAAGACGAGGGAGCTGGGCTTGGCTTTACCATTGCTGGAGGGTCTGACCTGGAGAACAAAGCTGTTACT GTCCACAAAGTGTTTCTCAGTGGCCTGGCAGCTCAAGAGGGCACAATTCAGAAAGGCGATGAGATATTGTCTATAAATGGACAAACACTGTGGGGTGTCACGCACACTGATGCCACCACTGCTCTGCGTCAGGCCCGGAATCTGAAGCTGGCTGTCGTTGTCATCTGCAAGAGAGTCGTGGAGGAGGGAAGAGAGGAAGGAAGCTGTAGGAGCGAAGAGCCAAATCCTGCTG TGGAGGAATGGGGCGCTCCAATGAGTGTGGAGCTGGAGAAATGTGCTGGTGGTGTTGGCTTTACTCTGGAGGGAGGAAAAGGCTCAATCCATGGAGACAGACCTTTAGTCATCAACAGGATCTTTACAG GGGGAGCGGCAGAGCAGAGTGGTCTGCAGAGTGGAGATGAAGTGTTGCAGGTCCAGGGAATAAGTCTGCAAGACATGACTCGATTTGAGGCATGGAACATGATCAAGGCTTTGCCTGAAGGACCCATCACAGTGGTCCTCAAGAGGAGGCTGGGGGGTGCAGAATGA